From one Paenibacillus sp. FSL K6-1330 genomic stretch:
- a CDS encoding helix-turn-helix domain-containing protein — MRNTMNRLVRYKAFQKLTISYFLLVLLTVSLLSGVLFLLFSKSAVKEIDRNSKAMLSQITYASEVVYNQVMTIGNALLIQPEITSFLNDKLEDKTNNYRIFQQMNQIISVYPYIYSAGIYRPSTGTAVDTAGLPFDSSLITLSAERYMEFYPRSLTVADRNNDAPLQLLTFLLYPDFSFKTSDNPLIYINVEEKSILTTIRKISKTDSANNVFVINKEGKVLSHTDSSLFLKDWSEEQYVQQILNQDKEENSFTTNILNKKHLITYVKSEKMDWYFVSVSPYSGLISNIDRLRNVTLLVTAGIVLTGLLISIFLTKSIYRPLSTLFERIMPDTDSPVSDSPFIDEYKMMTEVFHSLEEREKSMQFVINRSSRTIREHYLLSLLWGHPLEHSVPSELIRDIDKKVSGPYFCVLVFKINALEPTRGRMETEQQPLLLFALGNIAKEMLEPIGACDYLFMGGNEAVAILQCTNNQQPEELEAALGNIQSFLNRYFKVTVSIGIGDISYGRKNISFSYTSAQQYVKYRLIYGKESILDAVTTRPHMMTALSYPSAFEKKLIDAVQSGKPEAIRDAIGQFVEQISNGSINQVITYSTQLMLSLLKHFDYLQHVPDSNFNEYLDAVTEIESAEHLTEIKETFNRYCFNICTLIEEKNLWMNAQKHNVIIEKVQNYIQEHYAEPNLSLELVSNIAGLSPSYLGKLFKKATRQSFSEYLNHTRLEKARDLLASTHETAAKISESVGMYNITYFSTLFKKKYGLTPSVFREQEAIRGNERAGE, encoded by the coding sequence ATGCGGAACACCATGAATCGGCTTGTTCGATACAAGGCGTTTCAAAAACTTACAATTTCATATTTCCTGCTCGTTCTACTAACCGTCAGCCTGCTGTCCGGCGTCCTCTTCCTTCTCTTCTCCAAAAGCGCCGTCAAGGAGATCGACCGCAATTCCAAAGCCATGTTATCCCAAATCACTTACGCCTCGGAGGTCGTCTATAACCAAGTCATGACAATCGGCAATGCGCTGCTCATCCAGCCGGAGATCACCTCATTCCTGAATGACAAGTTGGAGGACAAGACGAACAATTATCGGATATTCCAACAAATGAACCAGATTATAAGTGTTTATCCTTATATTTACAGTGCCGGGATCTACCGGCCTTCTACGGGAACAGCCGTCGATACTGCCGGGCTTCCATTCGACTCCTCGCTCATCACCCTTAGCGCGGAGCGGTACATGGAATTCTATCCACGTAGCTTGACCGTTGCCGACCGCAACAACGATGCGCCGCTTCAGCTCCTGACCTTTCTGCTGTACCCGGATTTTTCATTTAAGACCTCCGACAACCCGCTTATCTATATCAATGTGGAAGAAAAGTCGATTCTGACGACGATCCGCAAAATCAGCAAAACGGATTCCGCCAACAACGTTTTTGTCATCAACAAAGAGGGCAAAGTGCTCTCCCATACCGATTCAAGTTTATTTCTGAAAGATTGGTCCGAGGAACAGTATGTGCAGCAAATTCTAAATCAGGACAAGGAAGAGAACAGCTTCACAACAAATATTCTAAATAAAAAGCATCTGATCACCTATGTGAAGTCGGAAAAAATGGACTGGTATTTTGTAAGCGTTTCCCCCTACTCCGGACTCATCTCCAACATTGACCGTCTCCGCAACGTTACGCTGCTTGTGACAGCCGGAATTGTACTGACAGGTCTGCTGATCTCTATTTTTCTGACCAAGAGCATTTATAGACCGTTATCGACGCTGTTTGAAAGGATCATGCCGGACACGGATTCTCCAGTCTCCGATTCGCCGTTCATAGATGAATATAAGATGATGACCGAGGTTTTCCATTCGTTGGAGGAACGTGAAAAATCGATGCAATTCGTGATCAACCGCTCTTCCCGAACGATTCGTGAGCATTACTTACTTTCGTTACTCTGGGGTCATCCGCTGGAACATTCTGTTCCGAGCGAATTAATTCGGGATATCGACAAGAAAGTATCGGGGCCTTATTTTTGCGTGCTTGTATTCAAAATCAATGCGCTGGAACCGACAAGAGGGAGGATGGAGACGGAACAGCAGCCGCTGCTGCTCTTCGCTCTAGGCAATATTGCAAAAGAGATGCTGGAGCCTATCGGAGCATGTGATTACCTGTTTATGGGGGGAAATGAAGCCGTCGCAATCCTTCAGTGTACGAACAACCAACAGCCTGAGGAGCTCGAGGCTGCCTTGGGCAATATTCAGAGTTTTCTGAACCGTTACTTCAAGGTGACGGTATCCATTGGCATAGGGGATATAAGTTACGGCAGGAAAAATATTTCTTTCTCCTATACTTCGGCGCAGCAGTATGTTAAATACCGGCTAATCTACGGGAAGGAATCGATCCTGGATGCCGTAACAACACGGCCTCATATGATGACGGCCTTAAGTTATCCCAGCGCCTTCGAGAAGAAGCTAATCGATGCTGTGCAGTCCGGGAAGCCGGAAGCAATCCGGGATGCAATCGGACAATTCGTGGAACAGATCTCTAACGGTTCAATCAATCAGGTCATTACATACAGCACCCAGCTCATGCTATCCTTACTTAAACACTTTGACTATTTGCAACATGTGCCAGATTCCAATTTCAACGAGTATCTGGATGCGGTGACCGAAATTGAATCCGCCGAACATCTGACGGAAATCAAGGAAACTTTCAATCGCTATTGTTTTAATATCTGCACATTAATCGAAGAGAAGAATCTCTGGATGAATGCCCAGAAGCACAATGTTATCATTGAAAAAGTGCAGAATTACATCCAGGAACATTATGCCGAGCCAAACTTATCTCTGGAGCTGGTGTCCAACATTGCCGGCCTGTCGCCAAGCTATTTGGGTAAGCTCTTCAAAAAAGCAACCCGTCAATCGTTCAGTGAATACCTGAATCACACCAGGCTGGAGAAAGCTAGGGATTTGCTTGCTTCCACCCATGAGACTGCAGCCAAAATCAGTGAATCGGTCGGAATGTACAATATCACTTACTTCTCCACTCTATTCAAGAAAAAATACGGCCTAACTCCTTCCGTCTTCCGCGAGCAGGAGGCGATAAGAGGCAATGAAAGGGCTGGAGAATAA
- a CDS encoding DUF6382 domain-containing protein, which translates to MIRSSRIPHFLKLHMKEVDYKVTLEYDITGKKMLSQALKSERMTLTEYYGLLLQIASALEDSRLYMLQPENYILHEDFLFVEGSLHLGTLYLTNVPLAVNETSSNRLPVTLKELMTRLLLSVSELKGGGIQALMTFCSEQSFSLPGLKRLVIELLAGEDGESDQAGTQAKMAVAAHVNERLPYTDNPSNSSVSRPAFSFAEPAHSRSAALQTENDGNTDKQSLIRSLTERTNEMFGKSGRNEEGNSHAGRIPSGLPAWSSGTDDSSLDEAEHGKSSPVRTYILLGCLLAAAGAWRMLYMNQPGPLMLGLSVGITILLAVIAWLGYTGKLRLLSRRAEDWSGSLPVFESTELSPQEHAKWKSVPRFEADPLSGLLTGNQAADSGKAAEAELGEGKEHWRWQVPKSPFNLERDHPSAGSTVQSLRDQAFSRSPNAGERDSFGEEGDYYAKLSQRTEVLSSSGGGGATVLLSPDTAARPAGQLSARDYLELNEPNAAVPQRIELHQPHFIIGRSPDVAQFVAQGVGTSRAHVELSRESGGYVLKDLGSRNGTMLKGESMVPYKEYPLMEGDAFIIAGWSFTLRRGLY; encoded by the coding sequence ATGATCCGTTCTTCGAGAATCCCGCACTTTTTGAAGCTGCATATGAAAGAAGTCGATTACAAAGTAACGTTGGAATATGATATCACCGGCAAAAAGATGCTGTCTCAGGCATTGAAGAGCGAGCGCATGACGTTGACCGAGTACTATGGGCTGCTGCTGCAGATCGCTTCCGCATTGGAGGACAGCAGGCTGTATATGCTTCAACCCGAGAATTACATACTTCATGAGGATTTTCTGTTTGTTGAAGGCTCCCTGCATCTTGGCACATTATATTTAACTAATGTTCCCCTTGCCGTTAATGAGACAAGCAGTAACCGTCTCCCTGTAACGCTTAAGGAGCTTATGACAAGGCTTCTCTTATCGGTCTCGGAGCTGAAAGGAGGGGGGATACAAGCATTGATGACCTTCTGCAGTGAACAGAGCTTCAGTTTGCCGGGACTTAAGCGGCTTGTCATTGAACTGCTTGCAGGAGAAGATGGTGAAAGCGATCAAGCAGGAACGCAAGCGAAGATGGCAGTGGCTGCACATGTGAATGAAAGATTGCCCTATACCGATAATCCCTCAAACAGCAGCGTCTCCAGGCCTGCCTTCTCATTTGCAGAGCCGGCTCACAGCCGGAGTGCGGCATTGCAGACGGAGAATGACGGCAACACGGATAAACAGAGTTTAATTCGAAGCCTGACGGAACGTACCAACGAGATGTTTGGGAAAAGCGGCCGAAACGAAGAAGGTAATTCTCACGCCGGTCGAATCCCATCAGGTCTTCCCGCGTGGTCATCTGGCACAGATGATTCAAGTCTTGATGAAGCGGAGCATGGCAAATCTTCGCCGGTTCGGACCTATATTTTGCTAGGATGTTTGCTCGCCGCAGCGGGAGCTTGGAGAATGTTGTACATGAATCAACCGGGTCCGCTGATGCTGGGGCTATCGGTAGGGATTACGATTCTGCTTGCCGTGATCGCTTGGCTCGGCTACACGGGCAAACTCCGGCTGCTCTCACGGAGAGCGGAGGATTGGTCCGGTTCACTGCCCGTGTTTGAATCCACAGAGCTGAGTCCGCAGGAGCATGCCAAGTGGAAGTCCGTCCCGCGTTTTGAGGCAGATCCCTTATCCGGTCTTCTTACAGGAAATCAGGCAGCAGATTCAGGGAAAGCAGCAGAAGCAGAGCTTGGTGAGGGGAAGGAGCATTGGAGATGGCAGGTTCCTAAATCACCATTTAACCTTGAGCGGGATCACCCTTCAGCGGGATCTACCGTACAGTCTTTGCGGGACCAGGCTTTTTCGCGTTCGCCTAACGCCGGGGAAAGAGATTCTTTTGGGGAAGAAGGGGATTATTATGCCAAGCTGTCCCAACGGACGGAGGTGCTTTCGTCCTCTGGTGGTGGGGGAGCTACCGTGCTGTTAAGTCCGGATACTGCCGCTCGTCCGGCCGGACAACTTTCAGCCAGGGACTATCTTGAGTTAAATGAACCGAATGCAGCCGTCCCGCAGCGGATTGAACTGCATCAGCCCCATTTCATCATCGGCAGGTCTCCCGATGTAGCCCAATTCGTCGCTCAGGGTGTGGGGACTTCACGGGCGCATGTGGAGCTTTCGCGCGAAAGCGGTGGATACGTCCTGAAGGATCTGGGTTCCAGAAACGGTACGATGTTGAAGGGAGAATCCATGGTGCCTTATAAAGAATACCCCCTGATGGAGGGGGATGCCTTTATTATTGCCGGATGGAGTTTCACCCTACGTCGGGGGTTATATTAA
- a CDS encoding helix-turn-helix transcriptional regulator translates to MTPYKLSKDTGERIGTIYKLVNNQDLNSVRIPASLIVNLCSYLDVTPNDLFEVRVNSSDDV, encoded by the coding sequence ATCACTCCTTACAAATTATCTAAAGATACAGGAGAACGAATAGGCACCATATACAAACTTGTAAATAATCAAGACTTGAACAGTGTACGGATACCAGCGTCATTAATTGTCAACTTATGTAGTTATCTTGATGTCACTCCAAACGATTTGTTCGAAGTCAGAGTTAATAGCAGTGACGATGTATAA
- a CDS encoding HNH endonuclease signature motif containing protein — protein MSSPSQAASQAVRKLLREIGKQYDLTRGFKPFSDNKSKFDLILFFEYKCCYCNENLNNKQWDKDHLVPMNKDHAGLHAWGNIALSCKQCNNQRQSLDWVDFLKIKSQSEEEFIARRSKIERLIKKYNYCLSDDQKAHIQKQASELHTSVFSFVSEEIKTKLLEGIKIF, from the coding sequence GTGTCATCCCCGTCACAAGCTGCAAGTCAAGCAGTGCGAAAGTTGCTAAGAGAAATAGGGAAGCAGTATGATTTAACAAGGGGATTCAAGCCTTTTAGTGATAACAAAAGCAAATTTGATCTTATACTGTTTTTTGAATATAAATGTTGTTATTGTAATGAGAATCTTAACAACAAACAGTGGGATAAAGATCACTTGGTTCCCATGAACAAGGACCATGCTGGATTGCATGCTTGGGGGAATATCGCATTATCATGTAAGCAGTGTAACAATCAAAGGCAAAGCCTAGATTGGGTTGACTTTCTTAAAATCAAAAGCCAATCGGAAGAGGAGTTCATCGCAAGGAGATCTAAAATTGAAAGATTGATAAAAAAGTATAATTATTGCCTCAGTGATGACCAAAAAGCACACATACAAAAGCAAGCATCTGAATTACATACCTCTGTATTTTCGTTCGTTTCAGAGGAAATAAAAACAAAGCTTTTAGAAGGAATAAAGATTTTTTGA
- a CDS encoding DUF2971 domain-containing protein produces MRHRSDMSTYVFHLTKKTKTMSASEVLLKILNDKKLIGSTTDSGFIVGDSPAVCFQDVPVHALCQNTLYEQNYREDLGGKIRYQPVGIGFKKKTIFHKGGRPVIYESSIKAKKFLPEEEWWRIVDFHLGNAENITDWTHEREWRVKGDMTFKLSDVVVLLSKGTSYKRFMKNANSQLLEEIDGIVVLDPVLS; encoded by the coding sequence ATGCGACATCGTTCAGATATGAGCACTTATGTCTTTCATCTAACGAAGAAAACAAAAACAATGTCAGCAAGTGAAGTACTACTTAAAATTTTGAATGACAAGAAGCTTATTGGAAGTACTACCGATTCGGGATTTATTGTTGGTGACAGTCCAGCAGTATGCTTTCAGGATGTGCCTGTGCATGCTCTCTGTCAAAATACTCTCTATGAGCAAAACTATAGGGAAGATCTTGGTGGGAAAATTCGTTACCAACCTGTCGGAATTGGATTTAAAAAGAAAACAATTTTCCATAAGGGCGGCAGACCTGTCATATATGAATCTTCGATAAAAGCTAAGAAGTTCCTTCCTGAAGAAGAATGGTGGCGTATTGTTGATTTTCATCTTGGAAATGCAGAGAATATAACAGATTGGACACATGAAAGAGAGTGGAGAGTGAAGGGAGATATGACATTTAAACTTTCTGATGTTGTTGTCTTATTAAGTAAAGGAACATCATATAAACGATTTATGAAAAATGCAAATTCGCAACTTCTTGAGGAGATTGATGGTATTGTAGTTTTAGATCCAGTACTCAGTTGA
- a CDS encoding DUF2513 domain-containing protein codes for MRTKTHQLFYSKENKTNILKERGVQMKRDMDLIIKVLKYIEEHNTATNNIVVEIEGYETEEEREMVQYQVKILKDAGYVEAKGTLNPYVIYVKNMTWKGHDFLDAARNEVVVNKAKEIAKKKGMDFLSLPFEMAKALLVEVTKKALFE; via the coding sequence ATGAGAACAAAAACTCATCAATTGTTTTATTCAAAAGAAAATAAAACAAATATTTTAAAAGAAAGGGGTGTTCAAATGAAGCGCGATATGGACTTAATTATCAAGGTCTTAAAGTATATTGAAGAACATAATACGGCAACTAACAACATTGTGGTAGAAATTGAGGGGTACGAAACAGAAGAAGAACGAGAGATGGTACAATACCAAGTGAAAATTTTAAAAGATGCTGGTTACGTTGAAGCTAAAGGAACCCTCAATCCGTATGTAATCTATGTTAAAAATATGACTTGGAAAGGCCACGATTTCCTTGATGCAGCTAGAAATGAGGTTGTTGTCAATAAGGCGAAAGAAATAGCTAAGAAGAAAGGAATGGACTTTCTAAGTTTACCTTTTGAAATGGCAAAGGCTTTATTGGTGGAAGTCACAAAGAAAGCTTTATTCGAATAA